In Nymphaea colorata isolate Beijing-Zhang1983 chromosome 3, ASM883128v2, whole genome shotgun sequence, a genomic segment contains:
- the LOC116249627 gene encoding methyltransferase-like protein 2 isoform X2 has protein sequence MADEGKREELSAFLSTGIYRLGTANDVVFIDPPRVLNCGYTRFRVSASAYYERPFSLGSGQTQRKDASPILNSKGRKRKRKEYVLNERERAAEERHQDGRLFLLKAHQLFLGATELLHCLSNLKRDNLLDMKYEKAPFAKEEEFSFVDLGNLWQAPFYEISLHFLTPKTEYINEVVTGLENGGGSVQIFNNLVTNSSNDDMKAEFLGNWYILPKQSCFYMSDLEQIHNLIPASCDQGFNLILIDPPWENKSVQRKLVYPTLPNRYFLSIPIKQLIHSEGALVALWVTNREKLRMFVEKELFPVWGVTHVASVYWLKVSEDGNLISELDLFHHKPYELLLLGYCHAKGPSSVDEGVFKSLPDNQVIISIPGAHSRKPPIGKLLLNYSPGPRPVKCLELFARELVAGWTSWGNEPLLFQDSRYFLR, from the exons ATGGCAGATgaagggaagagggaggagCTCTCCGCCTTCCTTTCCACCGGAATCTACCGCTTGGGGACGGCGAATGATGTCGTTTTCATCGATCCCCCGCGAGTGCTCAACTGTGGCTACACTCGTTTTAGGGTTTCTGCTTCCGCGTACTATGAACGCCCTTTCTCGCTCGGATCTGGGCAAACGCAACGGAAAGATGCTTCGCCAATTTTGAACTCCAAAGGTCGGAAGCGCAAGCGGAAGGAATATGTACTCAATGAACGGGAACGTGCGGCAGAAGAGCGTCACCAG GATGGAAGGCTTTTCTTGCTGAAGGCACACCAACTATTTTTAGGGGCCACAGAACTTCTGCATTGTCTTTCCAATTTAAAGAGAGATAATCTTCTGGATATGAAATACGAGAAGGCACCATTTGCTAAAGAAGAAGAGTTTTCCTTTGTTGACCTTGGAAACCTTTGGCAGGCACCTTTCTACGAGATTTCTCTCCACTTCCTTACTCCAAAAACTGAGTACATCAATGAAG TTGTCACTGGTTTGGAAAATGGTGGAGGATCGGTCCAAATATTCAATAACCTAGTTACTAATAGTTCAAATGATGACATGAAAGCAGAATTTCTTGGTAACTGGTATATCCTGCCCAAACAAAGTTGCTTCTATATG TCTGATTTGGAGCAAATACACAATCTTATCCCAG CTTCTTGTGATCAGGGATTCAACCTTATTCTGATTGACCCTCCATGGGAAAACAAAAGTGTACAGCGAAAGCTTGT GTATCCAACATTGCCTAACCGATATTTTTTATCCATTCCTATTAAGCAGCTTATACATTCAGAAGGAGCGTTGGTGGCTTTATGGGTGACAAACAGGGAGAAGCTGCGGATGTTTGTTGAGAAAGAGCTTTTCCCAGTGTGGGGTGTTACACATGTTGCTTCTGTTTATTGGTTGAAG GTCAGTGAAGATGGAAACCTGATTAGTGAATTGGACCTGTTTCATCATAAGCCATATGAACTCCTACTTCTTGGTTACTGTCATGCAAAG GGTCCCAGTTCTGTAGATGAAGGGGTGTTTAAATCTCTACCTGATAATCAAGTTATTATCAGCATTCCTGGTGCTCACTCAAGAAAGCCTCCAATTGGAA AATTGTTGTTGAACTACTCACCTGGACCGAGGCCTGTAAAGTGCTTGGAGCTGTTTGCTAGGGAGCTAGTAGCTGGATGGACATCTTGGGGAAATGAACCACTTCTTTTTCAGGACTCGAGATATTTCTTAAGGTAA
- the LOC116249627 gene encoding methyltransferase-like protein 2 isoform X1 — protein MADEGKREELSAFLSTGIYRLGTANDVVFIDPPRVLNCGYTRFRVSASAYYERPFSLGSGQTQRKDASPILNSKGRKRKRKEYVLNERERAAEERHQDGRLFLLKAHQLFLGATELLHCLSNLKRDNLLDMKYEKAPFAKEEEFSFVDLGNLWQAPFYEISLHFLTPKTEYINEGIFSSVVTGLENGGGSVQIFNNLVTNSSNDDMKAEFLGNWYILPKQSCFYMSDLEQIHNLIPASCDQGFNLILIDPPWENKSVQRKLVYPTLPNRYFLSIPIKQLIHSEGALVALWVTNREKLRMFVEKELFPVWGVTHVASVYWLKVSEDGNLISELDLFHHKPYELLLLGYCHAKGPSSVDEGVFKSLPDNQVIISIPGAHSRKPPIGKLLLNYSPGPRPVKCLELFARELVAGWTSWGNEPLLFQDSRYFLR, from the exons ATGGCAGATgaagggaagagggaggagCTCTCCGCCTTCCTTTCCACCGGAATCTACCGCTTGGGGACGGCGAATGATGTCGTTTTCATCGATCCCCCGCGAGTGCTCAACTGTGGCTACACTCGTTTTAGGGTTTCTGCTTCCGCGTACTATGAACGCCCTTTCTCGCTCGGATCTGGGCAAACGCAACGGAAAGATGCTTCGCCAATTTTGAACTCCAAAGGTCGGAAGCGCAAGCGGAAGGAATATGTACTCAATGAACGGGAACGTGCGGCAGAAGAGCGTCACCAG GATGGAAGGCTTTTCTTGCTGAAGGCACACCAACTATTTTTAGGGGCCACAGAACTTCTGCATTGTCTTTCCAATTTAAAGAGAGATAATCTTCTGGATATGAAATACGAGAAGGCACCATTTGCTAAAGAAGAAGAGTTTTCCTTTGTTGACCTTGGAAACCTTTGGCAGGCACCTTTCTACGAGATTTCTCTCCACTTCCTTACTCCAAAAACTGAGTACATCAATGAAG GCATTTTTTCTTCAGTTGTCACTGGTTTGGAAAATGGTGGAGGATCGGTCCAAATATTCAATAACCTAGTTACTAATAGTTCAAATGATGACATGAAAGCAGAATTTCTTGGTAACTGGTATATCCTGCCCAAACAAAGTTGCTTCTATATG TCTGATTTGGAGCAAATACACAATCTTATCCCAG CTTCTTGTGATCAGGGATTCAACCTTATTCTGATTGACCCTCCATGGGAAAACAAAAGTGTACAGCGAAAGCTTGT GTATCCAACATTGCCTAACCGATATTTTTTATCCATTCCTATTAAGCAGCTTATACATTCAGAAGGAGCGTTGGTGGCTTTATGGGTGACAAACAGGGAGAAGCTGCGGATGTTTGTTGAGAAAGAGCTTTTCCCAGTGTGGGGTGTTACACATGTTGCTTCTGTTTATTGGTTGAAG GTCAGTGAAGATGGAAACCTGATTAGTGAATTGGACCTGTTTCATCATAAGCCATATGAACTCCTACTTCTTGGTTACTGTCATGCAAAG GGTCCCAGTTCTGTAGATGAAGGGGTGTTTAAATCTCTACCTGATAATCAAGTTATTATCAGCATTCCTGGTGCTCACTCAAGAAAGCCTCCAATTGGAA AATTGTTGTTGAACTACTCACCTGGACCGAGGCCTGTAAAGTGCTTGGAGCTGTTTGCTAGGGAGCTAGTAGCTGGATGGACATCTTGGGGAAATGAACCACTTCTTTTTCAGGACTCGAGATATTTCTTAAGGTAA